AAAGAATTCTTCGCCGGCGTCACCATAGAAGTCGTCGTAACGCGAGCGATAGCCTGGTTGTTTGGCGGTTTCGACCTCTTTTTCGTATTCCTCGATGACGCGATTTTGGATCATCTCGCGACACTCCGAATTGATCGGATGGGCGATATCGGCGTACAGTTTGGCGCGACCGTCGGCCGTTCGTTCGGCCGGCGGCAAGCGGAGACGAAAACCGCAGTTGTTGCAGTAGCCGGCGCGGAGATGGTTTTTGCCGCCACATTGCGGACAGTGGGCGGTCAGTTTGCGGCTGGGCATTGCGACAAACGGGCCGCTCGCGCCTTCGATGATCTTTAGGTCGCGCACGACGAACGAGTCGTCAAACGTGATCGAACAAAATCCACGTAGACGGTCGCTGGCGTCTTCCATGAGTTTGATACGAACTTCGGTGATGTTCACAGCGTATCTCTCCCTGTTGGCAGTCGCGCCGAACGCTGATTCGCACTCGAAGTAGATAAAAAATCTTCGGTACGAACGCCGCGTCGCCTCTCAATGCCGTTAGTTCCCGTTGGATCCGTCGTAATGCCGCCTTGCTTGGTAGGTCCTTCCGCCGTCCGCTTTGCTCAAGTTGTCTGTCTAGTTCCAATGTACGCCGCAGTTGCTGGCGGTAAACACAACGCCCAAGCGCTGGTTCTTCAGTTTCGCCGCGACGCAGCGGGCATGCCGTGCATCTTTGCAGAGGGCGAAACAAGCGCTGCCGCTTCCCGACATTTGGCTGGAAACTGCTCCAGCTCGAATCATGCAACTTGTTAACCGATCAATCTCGGTTGATAGTTGCCGCGATGGTTCGGTCAGCCGATTATGCATGCGGTGACCGATCTCCATCATTGAATGCGATTTTAATGAATCGCTCAAATCATGGGCCGCCAGCGGCTGGGCGGGAATGGTGCAGTGACGAAACACATCGGCCGTCGACAACCCTCCGGGGGGACGCGCAACGACAAAATGCATTCGCCGTGCGATGGCCAGCGGAGTGATGATTTCACCGCGTCCGCGACAGAGGGCCAATCCACTGCCAAACAGGCCGGCATGCAAAAAGAAAGGGACATCACTGCCGAGTTGGGCGGCGAGTTCTGTCAGCTTGTCGCGCGACCAGCCGAGCTTCCAGACAATATCGGCCGCCAACAGTGCTGCGGCCGCGTCGCTGGAAGCGCCGCCTAGACCGGAAGCGGCCGGTATCCGTTTCACCAACTCGATCTTGGCGCCACGCTCGATTCCCGCCGTGCGGCGAACCAAGTCGATCGCTCGAAAGACCAAATTCGACGGGCCAGAGGGCAAATCTCCCAGCAACGCATCGGCGTCTTGGCGAGCCGCAGATGCGACGGTTCCGGCGGCAAATCGGCAATGAAGCGAGAGTTGCGAGTCTTCCGTCGCCGTAAAACGAAGCGTATCAAAGACGTTGATCGCAGTCATGATAGTTTCCAATTCATGAAAACCATCGCTCCGTTTACCCAGCAATTCGAGAAACAAATTCAGTTTTGCTGGCGCATGGACGGTAACCGAGTCTGCCGATCGCTCGAGAAACATCCCTGTTGTTCTTGCCAGGAGATCACCGGCAAGACCTTTATCTGGTATCTGGTGGAATAGATGTGCTACGGGACAAGCGAAAATAACGACGTTATAAGTGACGGCGGCGAGCCGTTTGCTTGGGATCGGATTCCAGCAATGTAAGGCTCTAAAATGCGCCGGTCAAGCGAATTCGCTCCGGCGCCGAGCTGACTCGCCTATGGGGGAATGGGATAGTTTTCTACAATCCTCTCAGACTTACCTCGTTTCCGCGAAACTCGCACTTTCTAGCGACAAGACTCCCGAATATGAACCAGAAGAGGCCCGATTTGACTACTTCTCCCCAAGGGGCACTGCGCGATGCGGCTCGGCATGTCGGTTGTGGTCTGCTGATGGGCGCTGCGGACGCGATCCCCGGCGTCTCGGGGGGAACCGTTGCGCTGGTGTTGGGCATCTATCGCCGTCTGGTCGCTGCGATCAGTCATTTTGACCTGATTTCGGTCAAGCTGCTGCTGCGGCGAGAATGGCGCGCAGCGGTGCAGAGGATCGATCTTTTTTTTCTGCTGGCGCTGGGCGGCGGGATTGTGATTGGGCTAGGAACCTTTATTCTGCTCATTCACGAGTTGATTGAACCCCACAGTCCGGCGCGTCCTTATACCTATGCAGTCTTTCTTGGCGCGATCGCAGCGTCGAGTTGGTTGGTGATGAAACTGATCCATGCTTCGACAAACGATCCGTTGTCGATCTGCTGGGCATTGGGGATCATTGGCGCAGCCGTCGCGTTTCTGTTGACGGGACCGCAAGTTTTTCCTGATGTGCAGCAAGCGCCGCCTCTCTTGTTTACGTTTTGTTGCGGCATGGTGGCGATCTGCGCCATGATCCTGCCGGGAATCAGCGGGTCCTATATTTTGCTGATTTTGGGGATGTATCGCTATCTCAGCGGGATCCCCAAATCGCTTCTCAAAGGAGAAGCGATCGGCGGTGATCTGTTGCAGTTTGTCGTGTTTGCCGTCGGATGCGCCGTCGGCCTGATTGCGTTCAGCAAGTTTCTGCGTTGGCTGCTGCACCGCTACGAGCCGCAGACAATGTCGCTGATGTGCGGGTTTATGATCGGCGCAATGCGTGCGTTATGGCCGTGGCGCGATGGTGACGCTTACATCGGTCCCCCGTCTACCGGCGAACTGATCGGCTGCGCCGCGTTGGCGATCACCGCCGCGCTGGTCGTCTGCGGCGCCGACTATTTCACCGGCGCGAATAACAAGATCGACGAAGCGGTGCAGGAACCGGTGGAGTAGCGATTGAAGAAGAGGGGAGAGGATCGCCGAATCACGTTTTTAGAAGCGAACGCGGAAGTCGGTGCGGAAGAGATAGTCGGCCCAGTGGTCTTCGGTGATACCGGTCGCACACGAGGCGCCGACATCGTAGCTCTTACAGATAAACCAGCGTATGCCGGCCGAGCTTTGCACAAAGGTCGCGCCGCTGGCGCTGGTCGCTACGCCTAAAGAGTTGGTGTAGGCGCCGGCTTGAAACGACCAGGCTTCTAGTTCGAGCGTGCCGATCAGCGGCGAGCTCGGCGCTGGGTAGGCGAGCGTATGATTGATGCTGGTCGCCATATGCAACAGCGATCCGCCGTAGGTTGGATCGGCTGCGATGGGGATCCATTCGCCAACTTCCATCTGCATGTAGGTTTCGGAAGCCAGGTTGACGCCGACAACGACCGACGGTTCGAGCGAAACATGCCCAGTGCCGAGACCACGGGAGACGCGTCCAGCAGGCATATGCGTTTTCATCAAAAACGCGACCTGGAAAAGTCCGTTGTCGAAGAGCAGCGTTTTCGTGCCGATGGTCATGTCGCCGAAACCAGCGCCATGCGGCGCTCCTTCAGGATCGACTTCCATATAGCGATATTCAA
The nucleotide sequence above comes from Blastopirellula sp. J2-11. Encoded proteins:
- a CDS encoding DUF368 domain-containing protein, producing MTTSPQGALRDAARHVGCGLLMGAADAIPGVSGGTVALVLGIYRRLVAAISHFDLISVKLLLRREWRAAVQRIDLFFLLALGGGIVIGLGTFILLIHELIEPHSPARPYTYAVFLGAIAASSWLVMKLIHASTNDPLSICWALGIIGAAVAFLLTGPQVFPDVQQAPPLLFTFCCGMVAICAMILPGISGSYILLILGMYRYLSGIPKSLLKGEAIGGDLLQFVVFAVGCAVGLIAFSKFLRWLLHRYEPQTMSLMCGFMIGAMRALWPWRDGDAYIGPPSTGELIGCAALAITAALVVCGADYFTGANNKIDEAVQEPVE
- a CDS encoding SpoVG family protein translates to MNITEVRIKLMEDASDRLRGFCSITFDDSFVVRDLKIIEGASGPFVAMPSRKLTAHCPQCGGKNHLRAGYCNNCGFRLRLPPAERTADGRAKLYADIAHPINSECREMIQNRVIEEYEKEVETAKQPGYRSRYDDFYGDAGEEFFEEDSFDDASRSPQKSASEPQGQAHPPQPNPSGPHQPTAGSSQPQRKRKFGQGIFEE
- the ispE gene encoding 4-(cytidine 5'-diphospho)-2-C-methyl-D-erythritol kinase, with translation MFLELLGKRSDGFHELETIMTAINVFDTLRFTATEDSQLSLHCRFAAGTVASAARQDADALLGDLPSGPSNLVFRAIDLVRRTAGIERGAKIELVKRIPAASGLGGASSDAAAALLAADIVWKLGWSRDKLTELAAQLGSDVPFFLHAGLFGSGLALCRGRGEIITPLAIARRMHFVVARPPGGLSTADVFRHCTIPAQPLAAHDLSDSLKSHSMMEIGHRMHNRLTEPSRQLSTEIDRLTSCMIRAGAVSSQMSGSGSACFALCKDARHARCVAAKLKNQRLGVVFTASNCGVHWN